Proteins from a single region of bacterium:
- a CDS encoding prepilin-type N-terminal cleavage/methylation domain-containing protein, translated as MRILKAILKDRVNDCCRKKKDSAAFTLLELLVAMGILVIIVLIVARIFAQASATWSTGVRLSEVNMTGRAVVDFVAQDLSQAVMSTNLGYTFSPISGSAGSASFYIIGDATNSTRAGTNVTYTYAGTLSRLGQQLCDTNLVAFEIEAGPGGDNSTQTFPQYVDVKVSVSGASTGVKKFSSRVTFPNRNRYKY; from the coding sequence GTGAGAATTCTAAAAGCAATACTCAAAGACCGGGTTAACGACTGCTGCAGGAAGAAGAAAGATTCTGCGGCTTTTACCCTGCTGGAACTCCTGGTGGCCATGGGGATTCTGGTAATTATCGTACTGATTGTTGCGAGAATATTTGCTCAAGCCTCGGCCACATGGTCAACAGGGGTCCGGCTTTCCGAGGTGAATATGACGGGGCGGGCCGTTGTTGATTTTGTTGCTCAGGATTTGTCGCAGGCGGTGATGAGTACGAATTTGGGTTATACGTTTAGTCCAATATCTGGTTCTGCTGGTTCTGCGAGTTTTTATATTATTGGTGACGCAACCAACTCGACTCGTGCTGGGACGAATGTGACTTACACCTATGCGGGGACATTGTCGCGGCTGGGGCAACAGTTGTGCGATACAAATCTGGTTGCTTTCGAGATTGAAGCGGGACCTGGGGGTGATAATAGCACTCAGACGTTTCCGCAATACGTTGATGTGAAAGTGTCGGTTTCGGGCGCAAGTACGGGAGTTAAGAAATTCTCATCGCGCGTGACGTTCCCTAATAGGAATCGGTACAAGTATTAA
- a CDS encoding prepilin-type N-terminal cleavage/methylation domain-containing protein, whose product MKSSNQAKRGFSLIEVCLAVLVIGLGLIPIFGLFPDGLRSMEESTADTRCALFTEVVMNGMRANAASMTDLGDWTTGSFSNIEQGVVANSPSTTATPGVFKVRFPAIDSDWLRYRVSINETNFSALVEVCDGEYGSFYPPHSSAYTEFYFQGM is encoded by the coding sequence ATGAAATCATCTAATCAAGCCAAGAGAGGCTTTAGTTTGATCGAAGTTTGTTTGGCCGTACTTGTGATTGGCTTGGGGCTTATTCCGATATTTGGGCTGTTTCCCGATGGGTTGCGGTCAATGGAGGAGTCAACGGCTGACACGCGGTGTGCTCTTTTTACTGAAGTCGTCATGAATGGCATGCGGGCAAATGCGGCATCGATGACGGATTTGGGTGATTGGACGACTGGCAGCTTCTCGAATATTGAGCAGGGAGTGGTGGCTAATTCGCCATCAACGACAGCCACTCCTGGCGTTTTTAAAGTACGATTTCCAGCGATTGATAGCGATTGGTTGCGGTATAGGGTATCTATAAATGAAACTAATTTTTCAGCACTGGTTGAAGTTTGCGATGGAGAATACGGGTCCTTTTACCCTCCGCATAGTTCGGCCTATACTGAATTCTATTTTCAAGGGATGTAG
- a CDS encoding GspH/FimT family pseudopilin produces MTGSCEMNGCRPEKRARHAFTLIELLVVIGLMMMIMGLSIAGWAGMRKGAEMRRSVSSVQTTLMLARQQAVTKRQPVTVQFISGTITNSMRITVGTNQFYSQVYLSPGVKFMSTNDVPFKPNGGAGVGMQTIDLAGMDSTNYIDVWLLTGITRVR; encoded by the coding sequence ATGACCGGAAGTTGCGAAATGAATGGGTGCAGACCAGAGAAGCGGGCTCGGCATGCCTTTACGCTGATCGAATTGCTGGTCGTGATTGGCCTCATGATGATGATTATGGGGCTGTCCATTGCCGGGTGGGCTGGCATGCGAAAGGGTGCTGAAATGCGTCGCTCTGTTTCTTCGGTTCAAACGACACTGATGTTGGCGCGCCAACAGGCGGTAACGAAACGTCAGCCGGTCACGGTTCAGTTTATCAGTGGGACGATTACTAATTCCATGCGGATAACAGTGGGAACCAATCAGTTTTATAGTCAAGTGTATCTGTCGCCTGGCGTTAAATTCATGTCGACAAATGACGTTCCGTTTAAGCCGAATGGCGGAGCCGGGGTTGGGATGCAGACTATTGATCTGGCTGGTATGGATTCGACTAATTATATTGATGTATGGCTTTTGACAGGAATAACGAGGGTTCGCTGA
- a CDS encoding type II secretion system protein, protein MREMQGTQKCYSKKENGFTLIELLVVISVIAILVAIMFPVLSGVKNNALNKRAQTEVEGLASAIRAYHTVSNAWPGVSSDSDQAWVNNDNQAVVSLLINSAGQNFYEGIKAGESVRDPFRSNLAYRIVISPTNDSVTVSSYGLNCVAGGDDISATH, encoded by the coding sequence ATGAGGGAAATGCAAGGTACACAGAAGTGTTACAGTAAGAAGGAGAATGGCTTCACTCTGATCGAACTCCTTGTCGTCATCTCCGTGATTGCGATTCTTGTAGCTATAATGTTCCCGGTGCTCTCGGGGGTGAAAAATAATGCCCTGAATAAGCGGGCGCAAACTGAGGTGGAGGGGCTCGCTTCAGCGATTCGCGCTTATCACACTGTCAGTAATGCCTGGCCAGGCGTGAGTTCTGATAGCGATCAGGCTTGGGTGAATAATGATAATCAGGCGGTTGTTTCGTTGTTGATTAACTCGGCCGGTCAGAACTTTTATGAGGGCATTAAAGCGGGTGAATCTGTTCGTGACCCTTTCCGTTCGAACTTGGCCTACCGGATTGTCATCAGCCCGACAAATGACTCTGTCACCGTCTCGTCATATGGTCTGAATTGTGTCGCGGGCGGTGATGATATTAGTGCAACTCATTGA
- a CDS encoding type II secretion system protein, with the protein MKPEVREKPRSGFTLIELLVVIAIIMILGGLLFPAFSAARESAKKARAKSDVNQLNTAFKAILLDYRDWATAAVPSLNSSGGDVALSVVQYLAGGVANPRRCVYMEFERASTNAAGAFIDPWKNVYKVAIGPGSVTPTGFSTLARDVAAWSIGKDGVCPSPDDVTSW; encoded by the coding sequence ATGAAACCAGAAGTGCGTGAAAAGCCACGAAGTGGGTTTACTTTGATTGAGTTGTTGGTTGTGATTGCAATTATCATGATTTTAGGAGGACTCCTGTTTCCTGCATTTTCTGCAGCTCGTGAAAGTGCCAAAAAGGCCCGGGCAAAGAGTGACGTTAATCAGCTTAATACAGCTTTCAAAGCGATCCTTCTCGACTATCGTGATTGGGCGACCGCAGCGGTCCCCAGTCTTAACTCCAGCGGAGGCGATGTGGCGTTGTCGGTCGTGCAGTATCTTGCCGGGGGTGTGGCCAATCCTAGAAGGTGTGTTTATATGGAGTTTGAACGTGCATCTACCAATGCGGCAGGTGCCTTCATCGACCCTTGGAAGAATGTTTACAAAGTGGCTATTGGGCCCGGTTCCGTCACGCCTACTGGGTTCAGTACTCTTGCGAGGGATGTGGCGGCATGGTCTATTGGAAAAGACGGAGTGTGCCCATCGCCGGATGATGTTACGAGTTGGTAG
- a CDS encoding prepilin-type N-terminal cleavage/methylation domain-containing protein: protein MKMHDEEIFNSSLSFRLRRCAFTLIEMLVVVAIILILAGMTLKIIPLVTRKTGQVATLRILEQVKNALGGFYATYGVFPPVNSVYYEYEGTPMSSLPITPTNTGYSTGLVYYIYNGAHHNQDAEVARWQHYLKDVGSSGWRSNGFANTTWTNNTHTINDSWGSQLRYSNSPDHQWYKLWSIGANGIDEGGNGDDVGVTAQD from the coding sequence ATGAAAATGCATGATGAAGAGATATTCAATAGTAGCTTATCATTCAGGTTACGGCGGTGTGCTTTTACGTTGATAGAAATGCTGGTGGTGGTGGCAATCATTCTTATTCTGGCCGGTATGACTTTGAAAATTATTCCGTTGGTCACAAGAAAGACGGGGCAGGTAGCCACCCTGCGAATTCTGGAGCAGGTCAAAAATGCTCTGGGCGGCTTCTATGCGACGTATGGTGTTTTCCCGCCTGTGAATTCAGTATATTACGAGTATGAGGGCACGCCAATGTCGAGTTTGCCAATCACTCCCACGAACACTGGATACAGCACCGGGCTTGTTTATTACATTTACAACGGGGCTCACCACAACCAGGATGCGGAAGTCGCCCGATGGCAACATTATTTAAAGGATGTTGGCAGTTCTGGCTGGAGGTCTAATGGGTTTGCAAACACTACTTGGACGAATAATACTCACACGATCAATGATTCATGGGGGAGCCAGTTAAGATATTCCAATTCTCCTGATCACCAGTGGTACAAGTTGTGGTCTATAGGGGCGAACGGCATTGATGAGGGCGGCAATGGTGATGATGTGGGAGTAACCGCTCAAGACTAA
- a CDS encoding type II toxin-antitoxin system RelE/ParE family toxin translates to MRYEFAQSAREELFGSIDYYELQQPGLGLAFSEQVYATIERICEFPDGWTPLDNTFHRCLVKQFPYALIYTVSNQVVIIAAVMNLHRKPDYWRSRSP, encoded by the coding sequence ATGAGATATGAGTTTGCCCAGTCGGCTCGCGAAGAATTGTTCGGCAGTATTGACTATTACGAACTCCAACAGCCTGGACTCGGGCTGGCTTTTTCAGAGCAGGTGTATGCAACGATTGAACGAATTTGTGAATTTCCCGATGGCTGGACTCCCTTGGACAATACATTCCATCGGTGTCTTGTTAAGCAATTTCCTTACGCATTGATTTACACGGTTTCCAATCAAGTAGTGATCATTGCCGCCGTAATGAATCTTCACAGGAAACCGGATTATTGGCGCAGCAGAAGCCCGTAA
- a CDS encoding addiction module protein produces the protein MTALAEKIYNEVLDLPNDERLSLLDRLMHVISIPTATDIEKAWLEESHKRLADIRSGKTQTVPGEVVFQEVKARYRK, from the coding sequence ATGACTGCATTAGCTGAAAAAATTTATAACGAGGTTTTAGATCTCCCGAACGATGAAAGATTGTCGTTACTGGATAGATTGATGCATGTCATTAGTATCCCGACCGCAACGGATATCGAAAAGGCTTGGCTTGAGGAATCTCACAAACGGCTTGCCGATATCCGTTCAGGCAAGACGCAGACTGTTCCGGGCGAAGTCGTATTTCAGGAAGTCAAAGCGAGATACCGAAAATGA
- a CDS encoding type II secretion system F family protein: MPKFRYVAMDAKGREVEGVLDADNENRALSTLKDKGLFPTSVTDMGGGRNRGPSRGGTPGKGVVTAKVQGGGSHEIRMPSFLQSRIKDKQIMIFTRQLATLVDAGLPLLRCLHVLQKQEKDQQFRAALAGMAESVEGGSTFAESMSQYPKVFTPFFVNMVKAGETSGALQTILVRLAEFMEKSNKIRNKVKGAMVYPLVVMIMAAIILIVLMVFVIPKFKEIFDDLLGGKSLPLLTELVIGASNFMAQQWYILLGIIIACVVGFKSFKATKSGQVSLDRIALKLPIFGTLIRKTAIGNFTRTLGTLMTGGVPILQALNIVKEVSNNAVLAKAVEQVHDSVKEGETIVVPLEASGVFPSMVVSMVQVGEETGALPEMLMKIAENYDDEVDTAVDALTSVIEPIMIILLALIVGTIVIAMFMPMISIIGNL; this comes from the coding sequence ATGCCGAAATTCCGATACGTTGCCATGGATGCAAAGGGGCGAGAAGTTGAGGGCGTGCTTGATGCCGATAACGAGAATCGCGCCCTGTCTACCCTTAAAGATAAAGGCCTGTTCCCTACCAGTGTGACCGATATGGGCGGGGGGCGTAATCGCGGGCCTTCCCGGGGTGGAACTCCGGGCAAGGGCGTGGTGACTGCCAAAGTCCAGGGTGGCGGATCCCACGAAATCAGAATGCCGTCCTTTTTGCAATCGCGGATCAAAGACAAGCAGATCATGATTTTCACGCGCCAATTGGCGACTTTGGTGGATGCCGGCTTACCGTTGTTGCGCTGTTTGCATGTGCTTCAGAAACAGGAAAAAGATCAGCAGTTCAGGGCCGCTTTGGCGGGAATGGCAGAATCCGTCGAAGGGGGCAGTACGTTTGCCGAATCCATGTCGCAATATCCCAAGGTTTTCACGCCCTTTTTTGTGAATATGGTCAAGGCGGGTGAAACGTCGGGCGCGCTTCAGACGATTCTGGTGCGGTTGGCCGAATTCATGGAAAAGAGCAACAAAATCCGCAACAAAGTGAAAGGCGCCATGGTCTACCCGCTTGTTGTCATGATTATGGCTGCGATCATTTTGATTGTGTTGATGGTGTTTGTGATCCCTAAATTCAAAGAAATCTTTGATGACCTTCTTGGCGGAAAGTCGCTGCCTTTGCTCACGGAGCTGGTTATTGGGGCCAGCAATTTCATGGCCCAGCAATGGTATATTCTCCTTGGCATCATTATAGCGTGTGTTGTGGGTTTCAAGTCGTTCAAGGCGACAAAATCAGGGCAGGTCAGCCTGGATAGGATCGCACTCAAATTGCCAATATTTGGGACGTTGATTCGGAAAACGGCCATTGGAAATTTCACCCGTACGCTGGGGACGTTGATGACAGGTGGTGTGCCGATTCTTCAGGCGTTGAACATTGTTAAAGAAGTATCCAACAATGCGGTTTTGGCGAAGGCGGTCGAGCAGGTACATGACAGCGTCAAAGAGGGGGAAACGATAGTGGTGCCGCTTGAGGCCTCCGGCGTATTCCCGTCAATGGTGGTCAGCATGGTGCAAGTCGGTGAGGAAACCGGCGCCCTACCTGAAATGCTAATGAAAATCGCAGAAAACTATGATGATGAGGTAGATACGGCGGTAGATGCGCTGACCTCCGTCATTGAGCCCATCATGATCATTCTGTTGGCTTTGATTGTAGGAACCATCGTCATCGCCATGTTCATGCCCATGATTTCGATCATTGGGAATTTGTAA
- the hcp gene encoding hydroxylamine reductase, with amino-acid sequence MFCYQCEQAGKGTGCTSFGVCGKDPETSALQDLLVYVAEGISQYAYRASKLGVVDQAADVYVIEALFTTVTNVNFDPKRLEGILRKGAAVKESIRNQYEAACKAKGVAIEAVKGPAQWTPATDLQGLIKQGEDISTEKRTAALGADIAGTQDLILLGLKGTAAYAEHARVLGKVDSTVNAYMHEALDFLVKPDPTMDQLLGYALKTGEVNLKVMELLDAANTGAYGNPVPTPVPITPLKGKAILISGHDLKDLELLLKQTEGKGINVYTHGEMLPAHGYPELKKYKHLVGNYGGAWQDQRKEFDEFPGAILMTTNCIQKPKDTYKARIFTSGLVAWPGVDHIADGNFKPVIDAALAAAGFAADEPGKSILVGFGHSAVLGVAGTVIDAVKSGAIKRFYLIGGCDGAKSGRNYYTEFAQAVPQDCMVLTLACGKFRFNKLDFGNIGGLPRLLDIGQCNDAYSAIKIASALAGAFNCSVNELPLSMVLSWYEQKAVCILLTLLHLGIKNIRLGPSLPAFVTPAVLNVLVEKFAIKPITTVEADLKATLAGN; translated from the coding sequence ATGTTTTGTTATCAATGCGAGCAGGCCGGCAAGGGGACGGGTTGCACGTCGTTCGGTGTTTGTGGAAAAGATCCGGAAACCTCGGCGCTTCAGGATCTCTTGGTCTATGTGGCGGAAGGAATCAGCCAATATGCCTATCGTGCCAGCAAACTGGGAGTCGTGGACCAGGCGGCTGATGTGTATGTGATTGAGGCCTTGTTCACCACCGTAACGAATGTCAATTTCGATCCGAAACGCCTGGAAGGAATCCTGCGCAAGGGAGCGGCGGTCAAGGAAAGTATCCGGAACCAATACGAGGCGGCGTGCAAAGCCAAGGGTGTTGCCATCGAGGCTGTGAAGGGGCCGGCGCAATGGACGCCCGCAACTGACCTTCAGGGGTTGATCAAGCAGGGTGAAGACATTTCGACTGAGAAGCGCACTGCCGCACTTGGCGCGGATATCGCGGGGACTCAGGATCTGATTCTGCTTGGGCTCAAGGGTACTGCCGCTTATGCGGAGCATGCCCGGGTTCTTGGCAAGGTGGACAGCACCGTCAATGCCTATATGCACGAGGCCTTGGATTTTCTGGTCAAGCCGGATCCGACCATGGATCAACTGCTGGGATATGCGCTTAAGACTGGTGAAGTAAACCTTAAAGTCATGGAACTGCTCGATGCGGCCAACACCGGTGCTTATGGGAATCCGGTTCCCACGCCTGTTCCCATTACTCCCTTGAAGGGGAAGGCCATTTTGATATCGGGCCATGATCTCAAGGATCTGGAATTGCTTCTGAAACAGACCGAGGGCAAGGGGATTAACGTCTATACCCATGGCGAGATGCTGCCTGCGCATGGCTATCCCGAACTGAAGAAGTACAAGCATCTGGTGGGCAACTATGGTGGGGCATGGCAGGATCAGCGCAAGGAATTTGATGAGTTCCCGGGCGCTATCCTGATGACCACGAATTGCATCCAGAAGCCGAAAGACACCTACAAGGCCCGTATTTTCACGAGCGGACTTGTGGCTTGGCCGGGTGTGGATCATATTGCCGATGGCAATTTCAAGCCTGTGATCGATGCGGCCCTGGCCGCGGCGGGGTTTGCTGCGGATGAGCCGGGAAAGAGCATTCTGGTTGGTTTTGGGCACAGCGCTGTGCTGGGTGTGGCGGGTACGGTCATTGATGCGGTAAAATCGGGTGCAATCAAGCGCTTTTACCTGATTGGCGGCTGCGATGGCGCCAAGTCGGGCCGAAACTACTACACGGAATTTGCTCAGGCGGTTCCTCAGGACTGCATGGTCCTCACGCTGGCTTGCGGCAAGTTCCGCTTCAATAAGCTCGATTTCGGGAACATCGGCGGTTTGCCGCGGTTGTTGGACATCGGGCAGTGCAACGATGCCTACTCGGCCATCAAGATTGCCAGTGCATTGGCGGGGGCCTTCAACTGCTCAGTCAATGAGTTGCCGCTGTCTATGGTTCTGTCCTGGTATGAGCAGAAAGCCGTATGTATCTTGCTCACGCTGTTGCATTTAGGCATCAAGAATATCCGGCTTGGACCGAGTCTTCCTGCCTTTGTGACGCCGGCAGTGCTGAATGTTCTGGTGGAGAAATTTGCCATCAAGCCCATCACGACCGTGGAGGCTGACCTTAAGGCCACATTGGCCGGGAATTAA
- a CDS encoding RecQ family ATP-dependent DNA helicase, producing MINLTLNASPRPLNAPARLEDLLSKHFGFSTFHAGQREPIEAILNGNDAVVVMPTGAGKSICFQLPAMILDGITLVVSPLISLMKDQVDGLTERGLPATCLNSSLSMEEVTERIADLRQGKTRLVYVAPERFRNRGFQTLLADLKVALIAIDEAHCISQWGHDFRPDYIRLGTVVKQFTKARVMALTATATPEVRTDIAKQLGLGMDGRTAPQIFVRGFRRDTLRLVVSHVSSHTDKMRRIEGILSRYPTGIIYCSTRKQVDRVGIMLGENKIKHLVYHAGLTPEKRAAAQEQFMGGKVPVVVATNAFGMGVDRSDLRFVIHWDVPGSIEAYYQEVGRAGRDGQLSHCELLYNYADVRTQEFFLDGSNPDPATILQTWSEIYTLLKTGGAQTCSLDEWAEQIRSTDNKITVHTCMGLYERYGLISREIMAGTRCYTTSLVEPTDLTRLKEAMPSLEEKRRRDLRKLDLMLRYVSSQGCRHHFILDYFGDKETLSTACGHCDYCGFDTAVSARPPTETEWPVIQKLLSGVGRMDGRFGRNTIIAVMTGSSAKDIIDRKLNEVSTYGALAGTPPEHLKAIFDELVRAKAITLSADQYATASLTLEGREIAWRRVSVSIKWPVQAVHLSSNEPDLRRKPMKAGAKPNRKANPLETFDRVLSAVEENLFDKLKIWRKDESFHQGTLPYLVFSNKTLKAIAILRPKSHAELERIPGVGPAKLEAYGADILRLMKR from the coding sequence ATGATTAACTTAACTTTAAATGCATCACCACGCCCCCTAAACGCCCCTGCACGCCTTGAGGATTTGCTCTCCAAGCACTTCGGTTTCTCCACATTCCATGCAGGCCAGCGGGAACCCATTGAGGCTATTCTGAACGGGAATGATGCGGTGGTCGTCATGCCGACCGGCGCGGGAAAATCAATCTGCTTTCAATTGCCGGCCATGATTCTTGATGGAATCACGCTGGTGGTCTCACCGTTGATATCCCTGATGAAGGATCAAGTGGACGGCCTCACCGAGCGAGGCCTGCCAGCCACCTGCCTTAACTCATCGCTTTCCATGGAAGAGGTGACCGAACGGATTGCCGATCTTCGCCAAGGAAAAACCCGACTGGTCTATGTCGCGCCGGAACGCTTCCGTAACAGAGGCTTTCAAACTTTGCTCGCCGATCTCAAGGTGGCATTGATCGCCATTGACGAAGCCCATTGTATCAGCCAATGGGGCCATGATTTCAGGCCCGACTACATTCGCCTCGGCACCGTGGTAAAACAGTTCACCAAGGCCCGTGTCATGGCGCTCACCGCCACTGCGACCCCTGAGGTTCGAACGGATATTGCCAAACAACTCGGGCTTGGGATGGATGGTCGTACGGCCCCGCAGATATTTGTCCGGGGCTTTCGCCGTGATACCCTGCGACTCGTCGTCAGCCATGTTTCATCCCATACCGACAAAATGCGACGCATTGAGGGTATTCTTTCCCGCTACCCCACAGGCATCATTTATTGCAGTACCCGCAAACAGGTCGATCGGGTCGGCATCATGTTGGGGGAGAACAAAATCAAACATCTGGTTTATCACGCCGGCCTTACCCCTGAGAAGCGGGCAGCGGCCCAGGAACAATTCATGGGGGGCAAAGTCCCGGTTGTCGTGGCCACCAATGCCTTTGGCATGGGTGTAGATCGCTCCGATCTCCGGTTTGTCATCCACTGGGACGTCCCTGGAAGCATCGAAGCCTACTATCAGGAAGTTGGCCGAGCCGGGCGAGACGGCCAGTTATCGCATTGTGAGCTGCTCTACAACTACGCCGATGTACGTACGCAGGAGTTTTTCCTGGATGGCTCGAATCCGGACCCTGCCACTATCCTGCAAACTTGGTCAGAAATTTACACCCTACTCAAGACTGGTGGTGCCCAGACCTGCTCACTGGACGAGTGGGCTGAACAAATTCGCTCAACCGACAACAAGATTACGGTCCACACTTGCATGGGTCTGTACGAACGTTATGGCCTGATTTCACGTGAAATCATGGCGGGAACCCGTTGTTACACCACGTCTCTGGTTGAACCCACCGATCTCACACGTCTGAAGGAGGCCATGCCTTCTTTGGAGGAAAAACGGCGCCGGGATCTGCGTAAACTCGACCTGATGCTCCGTTACGTCAGTTCCCAAGGCTGCCGGCACCATTTCATTCTCGATTATTTTGGTGACAAAGAAACGCTGAGCACCGCCTGTGGCCACTGCGATTATTGCGGTTTCGACACGGCTGTTTCAGCACGCCCCCCCACCGAAACCGAGTGGCCAGTCATTCAGAAACTACTGAGCGGAGTGGGCCGTATGGACGGACGGTTCGGCCGCAACACGATCATTGCCGTTATGACTGGTTCATCGGCAAAAGATATTATTGATCGCAAACTAAACGAGGTTTCCACATATGGTGCCCTGGCAGGAACACCCCCAGAACATTTGAAGGCCATTTTCGATGAATTGGTGCGAGCCAAAGCCATTACACTCAGCGCGGATCAATATGCCACAGCCTCGTTAACCCTGGAAGGCCGCGAAATTGCATGGCGGCGGGTCTCAGTCAGCATCAAGTGGCCAGTCCAAGCCGTACACCTTTCCAGTAATGAGCCCGATCTTCGTCGCAAACCCATGAAGGCTGGCGCCAAACCCAATCGTAAAGCCAACCCCCTGGAAACGTTTGATCGCGTCCTTTCAGCTGTGGAAGAAAATTTGTTCGATAAATTGAAGATCTGGCGCAAAGATGAATCCTTCCACCAGGGGACGCTTCCCTATCTTGTATTCAGCAACAAAACCCTGAAAGCCATTGCGATTCTACGCCCGAAATCCCACGCTGAACTTGAACGCATTCCCGGCGTCGGCCCTGCAAAACTTGAGGCCTATGGCGCAGATATTTTGCGCCTGATGAAGCGATAG
- a CDS encoding PTS sugar transporter subunit IIA yields MNVKEIAAYLHVAPARIELLVKQREIPFQKQGERFAFRRSEIDAWASQRILNFSAPNLADYHSQSSAKVKEFSPDVAMMPQLLTRDRIQAALATKTRSSVIRNMVAMAVATDLVSDGTELLTLIEEREKLCSTALPGGWAVLHPRHHDPYMFTESFMVVGRSIQPIHFGAQDGHPSDIFFLLCCQDDRLHLHTLARLCTLCMETKLLELLRLAETEQGMMDAILESEENIIRHL; encoded by the coding sequence ATGAATGTTAAAGAAATTGCCGCGTACCTTCACGTTGCGCCAGCAAGAATTGAGTTACTGGTTAAGCAAAGGGAAATCCCTTTTCAAAAACAGGGTGAGCGCTTTGCCTTTCGTCGCTCGGAGATAGATGCATGGGCCTCACAGCGCATTCTTAACTTCTCCGCGCCCAATCTAGCGGATTACCATTCCCAGTCTTCGGCCAAGGTTAAAGAATTCTCTCCGGATGTGGCGATGATGCCCCAACTCCTGACGCGCGATCGCATTCAGGCCGCCCTGGCAACCAAAACCCGTTCGTCCGTCATCCGTAACATGGTTGCGATGGCCGTGGCCACCGATCTAGTCTCTGATGGCACTGAACTTCTCACGCTCATTGAAGAACGCGAAAAACTCTGCTCAACGGCGCTCCCCGGCGGCTGGGCAGTTCTTCATCCGCGTCATCATGACCCCTATATGTTTACCGAGTCATTCATGGTGGTCGGCCGCTCCATTCAGCCAATTCATTTCGGGGCTCAGGATGGCCATCCCAGCGACATCTTTTTTCTGCTTTGCTGTCAAGATGACCGCCTCCACCTCCACACACTCGCGCGGTTATGCACCCTCTGCATGGAAACAAAGTTGTTGGAATTATTACGCCTTGCTGAAACCGAGCAGGGAATGATGGACGCCATTTTGGAGTCTGAGGAAAACATCATCCGCCACTTGTGA